The region TTCAGCGGCGACGACGTCCTGGGCACGGCGATCGCGGCCTTCGGCGCCCTCACCATGGTCCTGGGCTGGATCCTGCTGCACTCGGGGTACGCGCGCTCCTACCGCGCCCGGAACGAGGACGAACGCGGCCTGGAGTTCCCCTGCACGGAGCACCCGACCATGCCCGACTACCTGTACTTCTCCTTCGTCATGGGGTCGACGTTCGCGGTGTCCGACGTGGCGGTGGTCAGCACCCGGATGCGCTGGCACGTGATGCTCCACGGCATCCTCGCGTTCTTCTACAACGCGGTCGTGCTGGCCACCGCCATCGGCGTGGTCACCGGGGGCTGACCCCGTCCGGCACGCCGCGGCGCCGGGGGGCCCTCAGGCGTCGGGGAAGAGCGCGGCGCGCAGGGCGTCGGTCTGCGCGCGGCGGAAGCCCCTGACCACCCCCGTGTCCGCGAAGGGGACCTCGAACCCGTGGAAGGCGCCGGGCACGATGCTCAGCGCGCACGGCACCCCGGCCTCCTCCAGGCGGCGGGCGTAGGCCACGTCCTCGTCGTGGAACAGGTCGTTGGTGCCCACCCCGATCCACGCCGGGGGCAGCCCCGACAGGTCCTCCCGGCGCGCGGGGGCGGCGTAGGGCGACACCCCCTCCGAGCCCGGCGGGCGGCCCAGCAGGGCGCTCCAGGCGTAGCGGTTGGCCGAGGGCGACCACAGGTACATGTTCGCCGTGTCGATATCGGTGCGCAGCGCCGTGCGGTCGTCGAGCATCGGGTACACGAGTAGCTGGAACACCGGCCGCGGCCCGCCCCGGTCGTGGCACAGCAGCGCCAGCGCGGCGGCCAGGCCGCCCCCGGCGCTGGCCCCGCCGACGGCGATGCGCCCGGGGTCGATGCCCAGCTCACCGGCGGAGGCGGCCATCCACTCCAGCGCGGCGTGGACGTCCTCCAGGCCGGCCGGGGCCGGGTGGCGCGGCGCCAGGCGGTAGCGGACGGCGACCACGGTGATGCCCAGCTCGCGGGCGAACCCGACACTGCCCCGCTCGTCCTGCGCGGGGTGGCCGATCAGGTGCCCGCCGCCGTGGACCCACAGCAGCGCGGGGGTGGTGGACGGGGCGGACCGGGGCCGGTAGACCCACACCTCGACCGGCGGCGCCCCGGCGGGGCCGGGCACCGTGCGGTGCCGCACGGTCATGTCCGCGGGCACGCGGCCGGGCCGCATCCGGGACGTGAACCAGCGCATGACCCCGCTGGTGCCCCTGGTGACCGGGGGCACGGGGAGGTAGCGGATACGGCGCAGCTCGGGGTGCAGCGGGGGCATGGACGACTCCTCGGTGTTCTATGGCGGTAAGTTATCCACCGCCTCCGACACCGCCGTCCCCCCGGCCCTCGGCAGGCCCTACAGTGTTGACCATGCGTTGACCCCGGCCCGGGCGCATCCGGGCACCGCCCCGCTCCTTCGCGACCCCTGGAACATCCACCGCGAAGGAGATCTCACCCGTGCCCTTTTCCCTGCACATCGACGTCCCCGAGGCGCTGGTCGCCTCGCACGGCTCCAGCCCGCGGGGCCGCGCCTGGCTCGCCGCGCTGCCCGCCCTGGTCCGCGACCTCGTGGACCGCTGGTCGCTGCGCCCCGACGGCCCCGCCCGCAACGGCATGGCGGGCCTGGTCCTGCCGGTGGTGCGCCCCGACGGCACACCGGCCGTGCTCAAGGCCCAGCCCGTCACCGAGGAGAGCGCGGGCACGGCCCTGGGCCTGCGCACCTGGAACGGCGACGGCGCGGTCCGCCTGCTGGACCACGACCCGGCCACCGGCGGCCTGCTGCTGGAACGGCTGGACGCCGCCCGCCCGCTGTCGGCGGTGCCCGACGACACCGAGGCCCTGGGAATCCTCGCCGACCTGCTGGCCCGGCTGACCGCCGTGCCCGCCCCGGCGGGGCTGCGCACCCTCGCCGACGTGGCGTCCGCCATGGTGGCGCAGGCCCCCGGAGCCGTTCCGGAGCTGCGCCGCGAGGAGGACCGCGCCCTGGTGCGCGCCTGCGCCGCCGCGGTCGCCGAGCTCCTGGACTCCCCCGGCGACCGGTTGCTGCACTGGGACCTGCACTACGACAACGTGCTGGCCGCCGACCGCGAGCCGTGGCTGGCCATCGACCCCGAGCCGCTGGCCGGGGACCCCGGGTTCGACCTGCTCCCGGCCCTGACCAACCGGTGGGAGGAGGTCCGGGCCCGCGGCGACGTGCCGCGGGCGGTGCTGCGCCGGTTCGACCTGCTCGCCGAGCGGCTGGGGCTGGACCGGTCGCGCGCCGCGGGGTGGACGCTGGGGCGGGTGCTCCAGGACGCGCTGTGGCAGGTGGAGGACGGCGACGACGTCCTGGAGCCGGAGGGGGCCGCCGTCGCCGGGGCCCTGCTGGAGCACCGGTACTGAGCCGCCGGCGCCGGGGCGGTCAGAGCCAGGCCGGGGCGTCCGAGCCCCACCGGGTGGGCGGGGTCGCCCAGTCGGTGGGCGCCCCGGCGTAGCCGATCGGCGGGCGGGCGTAGCGCAGCCCGCCGTACGGGGAGTCCGCGGTGGTCAGCCACCGTTCGGGGTCGTGGGCGCCCCCGGCGGCGGGCACGGGGTCGATACCGTGCAGCAGCAGCCCGGCGGTCCCGGCCAGGGACAGGCGCAGGTCGCGTCCGAGGCCGTCGGCGGCCCGGTCGGTGAGGGCGCGCAGGACGGCGGCGGCCAGCAGGTACCCGGTCCCGTGGTCCAGGGCCTGGGCGGGCAGCGCGCCGGGGGCGCCGTCCTCCCCGGCCTCCGCGGCGGCGATGCCGACCCCGGCCTGCACCAGGCTGTCGAACCCGCGGCGCCCGGAGCGGGAGCCGGACCAGCCCCAGGCGCACAGGGCCGCGGTGATCATCCCGGGGCGCCGCTCGGCCAGGTCCTCGGGCGACAGCCCGTACCGGTCCAGGACCCCGGGGCGGTAGCCGGTGACCACCACGTCCGCCGAGGCCAGCAGGCCCTCGAACACCTCCCGGTCCGCGGGCTCGGCCAGGTCCAGCAGGGTGGAGCGCTTGCCGGGCGCGGTGTCGATGTGGGTGTCGCGGTCCTCGGGCAGGCGGGGGGTGTCCACCCGCAGCACGTCGGCGCCGAGCAGGGCCAGGGTGCGGGTGGCGACCGGTCCGGCGATCACCCGGGTCAGGTCCAGCACCCGCACCCCGGCGGCCGGCAGGTCCGCGGGGCCCAGGGGGCGGTCGGCCGGACCCCACATGGGGCGCTCCTCCACGACGGGAGGGCGGGTGGGGTCGGGGTGGTCGGCCACGGCCACCGCCAGTCCCCCGGCGGCGTACACCTCCTCCTGCACCTGCCGGGCCCGCCGCCCGGCCAGCACCCGGCCCAGTGCCTCGGCGTCGGTGTCCCCGGACAGCTCCAGGGCGGCCAGCAGTCGCTCGCGGTGGTGGGGGTAGTTGGCGTGGGTGCGCACCCAGCCGTCGGCGGTGCGCCAGAACCCGGACAGGGGCGCGAACGGCACCATCGGGCGCCCGTCCACCCGCAGGTGGCGCTCGCTGACGAAGGCGGTGGCCACCGAGCCCTCGTCCACCTCCACCGGCCGCACCGGGGCGCCGCCGCGGGCGGCCAGCAGCTCGGCGGCGGCCAGCGAGCACACCCCGACGGTGGCGCGGGCCAGTTCCCGCACCGGCAGCCGGGCGGGGAGCACCGCCCCGGCACCCCGGTAGGACACCCCCTCCGCCAGGCCGGGCGGGCCGCCCAGCGCGGACCAGAGCACGGACGTGGTGACGTCGGTTCCACCCATAGGGGCATTGTGCCCAACCCGGCGGCCCTCCCCCGCCCCGGGTCCCGCATGCCGGGTGTCCGCCCTCGGCCGCCCTCCGCACGGCCCGGCTCCGCCCCGGCCCCCACCGGCCGGGATAGACTCGCGGCGGCGATGGATCCCGCCGGGGCGCCCGCCCGAACCGCCGGTCGGCTGATGGTTCCTGCACCGTTTCCACGGGGCGGGTCCGGCCCGCCCGGAAGGGTTCGGCGATGACACGCACACCGGCGCGGCCCGCGGCCGCGGGGACCGCCCCCGGGCCCCGCACGCACATCCTCGGCACTGCACTGCTGGTCGCGGCCGGGTCCGCGGTCGGCACGCTCGCGCGCGCGGGCATCGGCGCGGCCCTGCCCGCCGGGGCGGGCCAGTGGCCGTGGGCGACCTTCGGCGTCAACATCCTGGGGAGCCTGCTGCTGGGCGCGCTCCTGGAGGCGCTCTCCCGCTCGGGCGGGGACACCGGGTGGCGCAGGCGGGTCCGCCTGGGCGCGGGCACCGGCGTGCTCGGGGGGTTCACCACCTACAGCACGTACGTGATCGAGGTCGGCCGGCTCGCGGGCACCGGCCACCCGTCCGTCGCCGCGGCCTACGCGGTGGCGAGCGTCGCCGCCGGGGTCGCCGCGGCCGGGGTCGGCGTCGCGGGGGCGGCAGCGGTCGCGCGCCGCGCGGGGCGGGGGCGGTGATGGTCCTGCTGCTGATGACCGCGCTGGCCGGCGG is a window of Nocardiopsis changdeensis DNA encoding:
- a CDS encoding alpha/beta hydrolase, which translates into the protein MPPLHPELRRIRYLPVPPVTRGTSGVMRWFTSRMRPGRVPADMTVRHRTVPGPAGAPPVEVWVYRPRSAPSTTPALLWVHGGGHLIGHPAQDERGSVGFARELGITVVAVRYRLAPRHPAPAGLEDVHAALEWMAASAGELGIDPGRIAVGGASAGGGLAAALALLCHDRGGPRPVFQLLVYPMLDDRTALRTDIDTANMYLWSPSANRYAWSALLGRPPGSEGVSPYAAPARREDLSGLPPAWIGVGTNDLFHDEDVAYARRLEEAGVPCALSIVPGAFHGFEVPFADTGVVRGFRRAQTDALRAALFPDA
- a CDS encoding CoA transferase, with amino-acid sequence MGGTDVTTSVLWSALGGPPGLAEGVSYRGAGAVLPARLPVRELARATVGVCSLAAAELLAARGGAPVRPVEVDEGSVATAFVSERHLRVDGRPMVPFAPLSGFWRTADGWVRTHANYPHHRERLLAALELSGDTDAEALGRVLAGRRARQVQEEVYAAGGLAVAVADHPDPTRPPVVEERPMWGPADRPLGPADLPAAGVRVLDLTRVIAGPVATRTLALLGADVLRVDTPRLPEDRDTHIDTAPGKRSTLLDLAEPADREVFEGLLASADVVVTGYRPGVLDRYGLSPEDLAERRPGMITAALCAWGWSGSRSGRRGFDSLVQAGVGIAAAEAGEDGAPGALPAQALDHGTGYLLAAAVLRALTDRAADGLGRDLRLSLAGTAGLLLHGIDPVPAAGGAHDPERWLTTADSPYGGLRYARPPIGYAGAPTDWATPPTRWGSDAPAWL
- a CDS encoding aminoglycoside phosphotransferase family protein, producing MPFSLHIDVPEALVASHGSSPRGRAWLAALPALVRDLVDRWSLRPDGPARNGMAGLVLPVVRPDGTPAVLKAQPVTEESAGTALGLRTWNGDGAVRLLDHDPATGGLLLERLDAARPLSAVPDDTEALGILADLLARLTAVPAPAGLRTLADVASAMVAQAPGAVPELRREEDRALVRACAAAVAELLDSPGDRLLHWDLHYDNVLAADREPWLAIDPEPLAGDPGFDLLPALTNRWEEVRARGDVPRAVLRRFDLLAERLGLDRSRAAGWTLGRVLQDALWQVEDGDDVLEPEGAAVAGALLEHRY
- a CDS encoding fluoride efflux transporter FluC, whose amino-acid sequence is MTRTPARPAAAGTAPGPRTHILGTALLVAAGSAVGTLARAGIGAALPAGAGQWPWATFGVNILGSLLLGALLEALSRSGGDTGWRRRVRLGAGTGVLGGFTTYSTYVIEVGRLAGTGHPSVAAAYAVASVAAGVAAAGVGVAGAAAVARRAGRGR